From the Schistocerca nitens isolate TAMUIC-IGC-003100 chromosome 10, iqSchNite1.1, whole genome shotgun sequence genome, the window CAGCGGTTCCTGTCCGATGGACCTAGGAAGTGGAAAGAGTCATCCaaagtgtgttccactgtcatCGTGTCAGTTGATTAGTGATCTGATGGACAGAAGTTGTCTTGCACCTGGAAAGTAAGTAAACATACGAAACAGTATTACAATTTTCGCATCTTAGATGTTAAAAGCAATGGTTTATTGTGTTACTAAAATTTTCATGAGACGTATTTGATTTTACCTGTGACTGAGTTTACTTGTGATAACATTCTTATTGACCTTGATATTATGTGCAATAGTGTCTTTCAGTCAGTCTGTGCAAAAGTGTGCCTCATTTTCAACTGGTAACATATTCAACTCCTATTTGCAATGATACTATGTTGAAGAACTGAGCCCTGAGGGACTGCGTGTACTATCACTGTTTCATTGGAGGATCCGAAAGCTACAGCCTTATTATCAATTTGATATATAAATCTGGTACACTGTTTATGATTCATCAGGTATGCATCTAGAAGTTCCATTGATGCTGTAGGCCAACAGTTTCTTTAAGGGAAGTCTGTGTTTTACTGACTCAAAAGCATACCTCAGGTGAATTTACGCAGTCTGCACCATTCCACAGAATCTTGCCATGTGCTACAAGGCACATGTAAATAAACACTAGCAATCAGCTGACATCTATACAGTTTGTGGTCTGCTACCAACTCACAGGCTGTCAGAGCTGGTGTGCGGCTACCGCGGGACGGAGCCTTTGGTTTGCTGCCCGGCGGCAGGGCTGGACACGGGGCTGCCACCATCACCGACACGGCCTCCTCAGGACTCACCAGTGGTCACCAAACCGACTGGTTTCAGTGGCAAGTGTGGCCAGCCCATTGTCAGAAGCTCACCAGGTGGACTAGGGTCTCAGCCGTGGGTCGCCAGGGTCGGGTTTGTTAGTAAGTGCAGTTTTACAGCTTTTTTTTTAGTAACTTGAGCTAGGTGGATGGAAAGAGGATGATGGATGAGAAGAGGCTGACAAAACAGATTTATAATATACTTGACAGCAGAACAAAAGTTTCTGACAGATGGTTCTTGGAAGAAAGAAAGGGCTTTCAATAGGATGGATTAACACAAGAAGGTATCTCAGAGTGGATAGGAAAATCATCAACTCCTTTACAGGCTTCTGTGATAAACAGAAATGGGACAGGGGATGGACAGAGCAAAGAAGACAGGCTGCCAGAGAAAGAACACAAACATTTTGCACTGCAAAAATGGCTTCCAGTAATGTGTAATTGCCATCTGGTGTGGTCTTTAATGGCCATTCTTGAATTAAAACTAAACTTGATTAACATCCTTCTGTTCGGTGGCTCTTACAGTAATTTTTAGTTTGAAAGTAGGAGGGGTTCTTTACCTCAGttagtaaaaacagaacccttatgggATCACCATGTTGGCCATCTGTCTGTCTGACTTTTCAGActcatttttctcaggaatggatagaattatgaatttgaaatttatgtcatatactaagaTCTATGGTCTCTTGGCagtataaaaaatttaagcttcaaaGACAACAAAATCAAAAGAtacagtcatttatgtcacatattttgatactcactaaCTTAttaatcaaaacctatagggtacttccctttgACCTAGAAACATGAAATATAGCAAGAAGCAGGTtttaacagtacaagtaaagaaaaaaaatctgataattgataatttgtaattacatcacaagaaaaaaaaattatttttccatttGTCACCCGACTGTCTGTTCATCTGATAAGACAGTTTTGTCTCAGAATTCAGTAgatatatcaagttaaaatttgtgtcacatactgatGTCTATGACCCTATGGAAGTGTACAAAattaaagcttctaagtcaaccATTAAATGATATGACCACttaggtcacatattttgatagttgcaaacacactcatcaaacctgtagggtacttcctgttcatctagaatcatgaaatttggaaagaagcaaggTTTTGCAGTGCAAGAAAAGGAAAATTATATGTATCTAGTCCTTTGTTATGcaactgtctgtctgtccatctgataAAACCCTTTTCTCTTGAATGGATAGAAGTaacaagtttaaatttatgtcacatactaaggtctatggtctcttgATGGTGTATACAatttaagcttctatgtcaatccagtcaaaagatacagccatttatgctacatgttttatacttgtgaactcactaatcaaaacctgtagggtactatCTACATACATGTCAATGGATGGACTatctagacacatcaaaaaaagttttgcatcactccggttcccggaactcctgaagatagatgttgactgtggatatcatatcacagacacagtcgctttgactgttcagggatgtgactaagcccgcccaaagatgtaaacaaccatgcatgagcagtgcctattagacgagggggggggggggggggtccaatgccgattagttccagtcattccaccaggaaagaggtatatggctcatgttgtctgtagttcaaccatgcctagacggtcaataccacagtttaatcacatctgcattgttactttgtgccaggaagggctcttaactgGGGAAgagtccaggtgtctcagagtgaaccaaagcgatgttcttcagacatggaggagatacagagagacagaaactgtcaatgacatgcctcactcaggccccccgagggctactattgcagtggatgaccattacctgcagattatggctcagaggaatgcTGACAGCAATGCCACTATGTTGAACAAtgatttttgtgcagccacaggatgtcgtgtttctactcaaactgtgtgcaataggctgcacgatacgcaacttcactcccgatgtccatggcgaggtccatctttgcaaccacgataccatgcagcacagtacagatgggcccaacaacatgccaaatctgACATATGCCGCTGGTGATCAGggaaggtgccataatggctgtatgataagTGAATTTCATcatctgaccaatagtgcaaccatatcagcagcatattggtgaggcattcacttcatgcacgacaattcgcgtcgccatcatgcacatcttgtgaatgatttgctccaggataatgacattgcttgactagagtggccagcatgttctccaaacataaaCCCTATTGAACGTGCCTGGAacagattgagaagggctgtttatggacaacgtgacccaccaactactctgagggatctacccctAATTGccattaaggagtgggacaatctggaccaacagtgccttgatgaacttgtcgatcatatggcacgatgaatacaggcatgcatcaatgcaacaggacatactactgggtattagaggtactaaccttacaacttatcttagaagaaagattaagaaaaggcaaacctacgtttctagcatttgtagacttagagaaagcttttgacaacgttaactggaatactctctttcaaattctgaaggtggcaggggtaaaatacagggagcgaaaggctatttacaatttgtacagaaaccagatagcagttataagagtcgaggggcatgaaagggaagcagtggttgggaagggtgtgagacagggttgtagcctatctccgatgttattcaatctgtatattgagcaagcagtaaaggaaacaaaagaaaaattcggagtaggtattaaaatccatggagaagaaataaaaactttgaggttcgccgatgacattgtaattctgtcagagacagcaaaggacttggaagagcagttgaacggaatggacagtgtcttgaaaggaggatataagatgaacatcaacaaaagcaaaacgaggataatggaatgtagtcaaattaaatcgggtgatgctgaggggattagattaggaaatgagacacttaaagtagtaaaggagttttgctatttagggagcaaaataactgatgatggtggaagtagagaggatataaaatgtagattggcaatggcaaggaaatcgtttctgaagaagagaaatttgttaacatcgagtatagatttaagtgtcaggaagtcgtttctgaaagtatttgtatggagtgtagccatgtatggaagcgaaacatggacaataaccagtttggacaagaagagaatagaagctttcaaaatgtggtgctagagaagaatgctgaagataaggtgggtagatcacgtaactaatgaggaggtattgaataggattggggagaagagaagtttgtggcacaacttgactagaagaagggatcgattggtaggacatgttttgaggcatcaagggatcacaaatttagcattggagggcagcgtggagggtaaaaatcgtagagggagaccaaaagatgaatacactaagcagattcagaaggatgtaggttgcagtaggtactgggagatgaagaagcttgcacaggatagagtaccatggagagctgcatcaaaccagtctcaggactgaagaccacaacaacaacattagaggtaccagtgtatacagcaatctggaacatgctctctgaagatctcgctgtatggtggtacaacatgcaatgtgtggttttcatgagcaataacaagggcagaaatgatgtttctgttgatctctattccaattttctgtacaggttccggacctcTTGGAactgatgtgatgcaaaactttttgtgatgtgtgtatatacataattaagcttCACCACTACAAAGTTCATGGGATAGGACACTTCCCATTGTACCATGCACAAGGATTTCTTCCTCTTACATTTGCATACGGAGTGCAGGATGAAAGAGTGCTGAAATGCCTCTGCATGTGCATTAGTTGACAATCTTGTTCCTTCAGACCTTAGTGTGAAATGTGGGAGGGAGCCGAAAATTCCTAGATTCCTCTCTCAACATTGGTTCTTCAAATTTTGTAAGTGGGCTTCCACAGGATTGCTGACCTCTTATCTTCGAGCATCTGCCAGGTCAGGGTTTTCAGCATTCATGTGGCACTGTCCCATGAGTTAGACAAACCTGCCACCATATGTGGTGTCCTTCTTACAATATGTTCTGCATACCCTGTTAgatctatttggtatgggtcccatacacttgcaCAAAGTTCTAGGTTATCACAAGTGTTTTGTAGATGGATTATGTGTGCCCAGTATCCAATCAAGAAACTGAAGTCCAGCAGCTTCCTTACCTACCTTTGAGCTTGTATGATAGTTCCActtaataatcaaacaatggaaaatccaggatggaatgtaacaatattatgaaaaggaaagttgctacttaccctATAACAGAGatcctgagtcgcagataggcactacaaaaaggttctcacaattaaagctttcagccggtaaggccttcatcaacaatagatcacacacacagacacacacacacacacacacacacacacacacacacacacacacacacacacagacactcatgtaaatgcaattcacacacacaactgccCTTGTGTGCATGagttgcctttgtgtgtgtgttttttgtctactGTTAAAGCCAAAAGCTTTAATCgcaagagtctttttgttgtgcctgcctgcaattTGGCAATTCCAATTAATATtcttacaaattgttacacccaggtatttgtttgAGGTGATCCATTCTAATCAATTAATTTAAATGTCATAGAGTGGCTGTACATCTACCATGAACCAGCAAATTGAACAGCCATATTTTTTGGATTGAAATGTATCATTAGTATACCAACACCCgagaaaattttatgtacttgccTTTTGAAAAGTTAAATTACTGGCATACTATTGGCTGCTGATGACTTGTGAAGAATATTATCTTCCAAACTGTTGAAAGTTCACTTTCTGGGTGCATTTTATCTattcttttggaaattttatcgTAAATTAAAGGCACTTGTGATTGCCTTGGACAAGAGGTGCCCCTGATAATTTGAGTTGTATGTACATTGAAGTCAAATGCAGTCAAGCAAGTGTGATTTGTGGTAATTATATCTTTCACCCACTTGATCTTGATGATGGCATGTACTAATACAGTGGTTCACAACGTTTCTGAGACATTTACCATTGTGTGAAAATAGGTATTAGTTATTCCCCCTCCCCTGCCACAAATATCAATATTAGTGCCTAACCAACTttggaataaaaataaattttctttggaCACTTTTCTTATTAAAGTGATGAAaagtaaatgatatttagtttctgtaggtgttttattagaCCACAAGCTAATGAGTCACTAAAACAATTCgtatttcttatttgtaataacTTTTTTATAGAATCTTGAAGCTGTTGTCAGTGCATCACGAGTGTAACCTAGAACTCTTTCTCAGAAAGAAAGCTGATTATCcacattgagggtagacacttTTTACAAAATGTGCTTCCTTGGCGCCACTCCTCTCTGTAGTGATACTTGTTTTAGTCACACCTTTTCCCCAATTAAAATCAACAAAGTTAAAAGTGTGCACTAcaattactgtttgtaaatcacttgattgcctgATGCTTCAGTTCTGACCTTGCAGAAATTAGAAGATGCCTTGTGTCTGATCACTGCTGATAACAATAACAACCATAAATATTAAGAATACAGTGTAGGCCCTACATCAGTGTAGCTGTTCATCATATAGTTGTGATGTGCTGTGAATTAGTTTGTTTATTGCTGTGAAGTGAATAACAAAGCAATTTATGACCTATTGCAGGAACAACCCACAACTCAAAGAAGTTGTTTCCATTGTGTGTAGTGGGTTGACTATGTTAGAAGGATGATGGTTATATATTGGTTTCACAAGCTGTAAGCTCCATTACATTGTGTCACAGATTAATGATAGTATTtggaaaaaatgtaattattagtaATTTATGTAACACTAATAACAgtgtttaaaaaaattagtttaatGACCAAAAACAGGTGAACCATATTGCATTTACCCCTTAGAAAACTATGTTTTGCCCCTCATTGGATAGTAACCCCCTGATTAGGAACCAGTGTCCTAATAAAATTTCTTGCAGTCGCCTATttctttcagaacaaataaacatgttccagtatttgtttATGAACATTGTCTCCCCTTGTATGACTGTGGTGCTGAGAGTATGGTTTTCTTCCAAACTATGGAAATAACTCATAAGAATTACACATTGAACTCATGTATTAACTTTCCTTAACATGATAACTCATTACATCCATTCACAATAACTTTCACAGTCTCGAAAGATGTTGTTATGACTGACTTATCTTTACATCGTCTCAGCTCAGACAATATTCAACTGACTGTTGATTAGGTTTCACCTTATCACActgtttacattgttgttgttacaAGCCTTTTTTCTGTGGCTGCAAAACACCTCTGAGCCATGACGTCAAGGAGCGAGCGGCCCCACAGCAACTGACAATGCTAACTCACCATCTCACCTTGTAGATGTGATGCGCCTATGTCTTGCATCCCATCTGCACAGCTCACAAACTATTCCTCACATAGTATGACATCTGAAACTTAGCTACTACTAATAAAataaacttccttgaaatttcatgaGCATCTTTCATTGTTATGAAGGCTTGAGACATGTGAGATATCTGTTTATCAGAACTGACAAGTCACATCTCAGAATTTATCTTTGAAGTAAGTTGAGCAGATGAAACTGGTTTAAGGTTGAAACcatttgttccgtttcatatttgCTATCTCTTATCTTTcttattacattagattagattagatttactttcattctgatttatccgtagtgaggaggtcctccaggatgtagaacatgtcagaaaaacaataatacatgtcaaatatttacaactaaaacaaataggctaatgtaccttccacaggtcccatattaatgaacactatatgaaagtatctttttacaacactcatttattaAGGTCACATTAATGCACTGtatttaacaaaattaaaaaaaaaagtttttttttatttataaggtaataagcaTTACTACAATGCTTATTTacaatgatctctctctctctctctctctctctctctctctctctcacacacacacacacacacaaatcagttggttctactgagaaatttatcaatggagtagaaggagttggccaccgatAAATcccttaggcttctcttaaacagaATTTCAAAGGAAAATTGTAATTATTGTAAATCTTATTACATTCCTGCACCTGTTTGGAGAGTAACTCCTAAAGGGTCTTGATTGTATCTTAGTTGAACTATTATACATTTATTTGTAATATGAAGTGTTTGTTATTTTGTGACTTCAGTTTGTGCAATGGAATGCTAAAGGCATGAAATTTATATTTTGCTAAACAAATTGGAGAGAAAAATTGAACATTTCACCAAATAAAGCAGCAAATGATAGACTGGCTCCTCTCAGTGATTTGACTAATGTGGATATGGTGACGAAGTTAATGTTGATCGACGCAATGAGCTTTGTAATTTGTTTGTTAGCCActctacaaaaatttaactcattGGTGTTGTATCCACAGGGCACtatgtttttgtgttttgtgaacTGCAGAGATTCCCATTaataaacatgtaaagcaagttTTTATAGATGTGTTGATTACTTTCAGACATGCTGGCACCAAGCCACGCTTTGTAAAACAACAGATGCTGAATGGTCCACTGCTAAAGCCACTTCACCTAACAAGTACATAGATCTTTCACTCACAACATCACAGTCTACAAGTTAACAATCACTAAAATATTATGACAGTTATAATCTAATCAAAAATAAAATGTCAAACCTTTAAAATAGAAGAGGACTgcttaatgaaacacagaatgcatttttttcattattatgtcTTTCAGCCCTGTTTCAGTTGTTCTTGTTGAAGATGTTGTTaataaaatgattttcttttggttatttatttattttttgttctgttGTGAGAATTATTTGTACAGAATGCTAATTATGTTTGCAGATGTGCAGACAGGAGGCCAAATTTACCCATGCAGTGGTTCAATCATCTCTCCTAACACAATTCTCACAGCAGCTCATTGTGCTCTTGCCCAACGGGAGGGCTTCAAGCTGTAAGTACTATGTGTGGTATTCCGGTTTAGTTTCTATGAAACATCAAAACTGCTTTAATAATTAGATGTTTGGTAACTCCATCACTACTACTGACCTTTCCAAACAAATGATGTCAACTTTGCTCGAGGCAACCAAATACATTGTAGCTGACATTACAGAATTGACACTGAAGCACAAAACAGTAAGTGGAAGCATTTTAATGCCTTGACTGTAAGTGCTTGGTGAAAAATTGTATTATTCGCCCTATATTTCTGGTCCCAAGCTTGTTTTGTAGTGGTACTCTTTCAAAGATATTATTTATTGACTTCTACCCTTCCTGTATGTACAATTCTTGTCTTGGAGCATAGAGCTTATGTTTATGCAGATTCCTGTCTCCATCATATCGAAATAAATTTGACTTACCTGTACATTGTCAAGGATTACTTACTTATTTCTGGTTGTAAAGCTATGCCATGGTATAGGCTTATAGGCGGTGCCCTCTCAGGATGGATGAGGATATGAGCATCTGAAGGAAGTCTgaaaagaaaaatactgaataaacaGAATAGGGCTCACCTAAGCTGGACTGTGAGGACACCTGCCAGTCTAGGTGAGGTCAGGGAATAGGAAGGACATGACATTATTTCTTGTGCATGGTGGTTGCACATAGTCTACAgcttaatatgtttttttttaatgttgtggtgTTGTTTCTTTTGCTTGTGATGTCTTAAACTAGTTATTTCTTTTACTATTGTTGTTTCTTGTTGTAACACATGCATTTTGTACAGTTTATCAGTCAAGCAGTGGATACTTTGTGATTGAGTGACAAACTATACAAAATGTGTATGTAACAAGAAGAAATGATAATAGCAAAAGAAATAAGTACTTTAAAATGATACAAGCAACTGAAAAAAAACCATGACATTGGGAAATCATGACAAGCTGAGTGGTAGAATTAAAGCTACCATCATAGACATGTAATAGCATcaactgagaaagaaaagaaacaaaatacctCTGAAGATAGCacataaagtgctgaaacatgtctggtatAACAAAACAATGTCTTTGATAAAGTGGGATTCTCTTATTTTTAGATTGGTTGGGGGCTGCAATGGACAGCTCAAACCTCTCATAGCATGTGACTAGGTTGTGGCTGTTGCTATTTAATAAACAACACTTAAAAAGTGTAATATATGTGACAGAAAGATTTGTACAACATGCTTTGTTACCTAAGTGAAAAATGTTGTCTCATACTTACAGTGCTACTGTCCGTGTTGGTGAATATGACAGTAGGGGTGATCCTGACTGCACCCCTCAGATGTGTGCTTTCCCTGTTCAAGATATCCCCATCAACCATGTTGTGGTGCATCCTGGATTTCAAAGGATCAATTACAAGCATGATATTGCTCTGCTTGTGCTAAAATCTTCTATGAATTACTCATGTAAGTATACCATGATGATGATATATGTCCTACATGATGGAATGGCCACTTCAGTAGCATTCTGCTTTTTAAACAAAAGATAATATTTATCTCCATGTTTCGATTCGCATCAattttaatattgtcattttactGTGAGATGTTCCACTGGTTCTTTGCCATTATATTGGGTGGTGAAGTCTGATCAGGAGTTATTATTAAATCTTGTTCAccttattatttcagtacactcACTAAACTCTTCCGATCAAACATTGTTTCTCGAAGTGCTACAATTACTAAATGTAAATACAATATTCAGTTCTCTTCTGATGTAATGGATATTGCACTCTTGAGTACGGCTactattaattataaagtttttttcgTCATTCAGAACATCACAATTTCATTGATAAGTACCACagtctgttttatttaacatattACAATTGATTGAATGTGTAATAGGTTTTTTCTTGTCCTCATGATGTCATAGGTATTGTCACAGCCACTCTTCTTCTATAGCCTGCACCATATCTCCAAGGCAGGACGCAACAACATGCAATAAACTGCTGACCAGCAGATACTACAAACATGATTCAGTGTTTATTG encodes:
- the LOC126210423 gene encoding chymotrypsin-like protease CTRL-1, translating into MISCGVVLLLTSAAVGLVIVEEEDPRRWVSAAYYTPSHSANSGSCPMDLGSGKSHPKCVPLSSCQLISDLMDRSCLAPGKLSELVCGYRGTEPLVCCPAAGLDTGLPPSPTRPPQDSPVVTKPTGFSGKCGQPIVRSSPGGLGSQPWVARVGFVNVQTGGQIYPCSGSIISPNTILTAAHCALAQREGFKLATVRVGEYDSRGDPDCTPQMCAFPVQDIPINHVVVHPGFQRINYKHDIALLVLKSSMNYSLAAQPICILQNGDVPLQGRRGRLIGWGKLPGQTGTPARQQQLELPIVALDQCRQIYSSKLPVTNDQLCVGGEQGRDACSGFGGAPLVLLDGATRTRYYQVGMASFGSNKCGAANIPSVYTNIQKYADWIKNNM